The DNA sequence ATCGCCAACCTGGAGGTCGAGTCGCTGAAGCACGTGGCGCCGACGTTCCACGGCGACACGATCTACGGCGAGACGACGGTGCTGGACAAGACGCCGTCGAAGTCGAAGAACGACCGGGGAATCGTGTACGTCGAGACCCGCGGCTACAAGCAGGACGGCACGCTCGTCTGCGTCTTCCGGCGCAAGGTGATGGTGCCCACCGCCACGTACATCAAGGAGCGCGGCGGCGAGCAGCCCGGCCGCCCCGAGCCGATCGTCCGGGAGAAGTGAGATGGGCATGGGCCGCCTCGCACAGACCGAGGGACTGACGGACGTCCAGCGGGAGATCCTCGCCACGGTCCGGGACTTCGTCGACAAGGAGATCATTCCGGTCGCGACGGACCTGGAGCACCGCGACGAATATCCGACCGAGATAGTCGAGGGCCTCAAGGAACTCGGCCTCTTCGGGCTGATGATCCCGGAGGAGTACGGCGGGCTCGGTGAGTCGCTTCTCACATACGCGCTCTGCGTGGAGGAGATCGCCCGCGGCTGGATGAGCGTGTCGGGGATCATCAACACCCATTTCATCGTCGCCTACATGCTCAAGCAGCACGGGACGCAGGAGCAGCGGGAGTACTTCCTGCCGCGGATGGCCACCGGCGAGGTGCGGGGCGCGTTCTCGATGTCCGAGCCGGGGCTGGGCTCCGATGTGTCGGCCATCACGTCGAAGGGCGTCCGGGACGGGGACGAGTACGTCCTCACCGGCCAGAAGATGTGGCTGACCAACGGCGGCTCGTCGACGCTGGTGGCGGTGCTCTGCCGGACGGACGAGGGGCTGCCGGAGGGCTCGGCGCCGCACAAGTCGATGACGACCTTCCTGGTGGAGAAGGAGCCCGGATTCGGGCAGGTCAAACCGGGTCTCACCATCCCCGGCAAGATCGACAAGATGGGCTACAAGGGCGTCGACACCACTGAGCTGATCATGGACGGCCTGCGGGTGCCGGCCGACCGCGTGCTCGGCGGGACCACCGGGCGTGGCTTTTACCAAATGATGGACGGCGTCGAGGTGGGCCGCGTGAACGTCGCGGCGCGTGGCTGCGGCGTCGCACAGCGTGCGTTCGAACTGGGCGTCGCCTACGCACAGCAGCGTCACACATTCGGGAAGGCCATCGCCCAGCACCAGGCCATTCAGTTCAAGTTGGCCGAAATGGGGACAAAGGTCGAAGCGGCCCATGCGATGATGGTGAGAGCCGCCCGCACCAAGGACTCCGGTCAGCGCAACGACCTGGAGGCCGGGATGGCCAAATACCTCGCCTCCGAGTACTGCAAGGAGGTCGTGGAGGACGCCTTCCGCATCCACGGGGGCTACGGCTTCTCCAAGGAGTACGAGATCGAGCGCCTCTACCGGGAGGCCCCGATGCTCCTGATCGGGGAGGGAACGGCCGAGATCCAGAAAATGATCATCGGTCGGCGACTCCTGGAGGAGTACCGAATTCAGGGGTGAAGCAGTAGGAATTGTCCGAAATGAGGGGCTTTCGTAGAGGATTTGTCGAGAAGTAGATCACACTCTGTCATCGATGTCCGGCCACCTACTGGCCCTGGCGCTTAGCCAGTTGTCGGTCGCAACCGATAGCATCGCCGGAAAGCCGCCGTCCCCCGATCGCTATGCGGCACCCTCCGCTACGAAGGTCACCCATGCCCCACAGCTCTACCTCTGCACCACGCGACAGCCTCCTCGGTGTACGCCTCGCGCGCGGAGCATCGCCGTGGCTCCTCCCCACCGTCGCCACGGCGGCGGTCAGCCTCACGCGCGCCCGCCGCTCCGGGCGCTGGGCCGCGCTCGCCGTGCCGACGACCGCGCTGGCCGCCGGCATGCTGTGGTTCTTCCGCGACCCGGAACGCGAGATCGCCCAGGGCCGGGTGATCTCCCCGGCCGACGGCGTGGTGCAGAGCATCATGCCCTGGAAGGACGGCCGCACCCGCGTCGCGATCTTCATGAGCCCGCTCAACGTCCACGTCAACCGCGCGCCGCTGGCCGGCACCGTGACGTCGGTCGAGCACATCCCCGGCGGGTTCGTTCCGGCGTTCAACAAGGAGAGCGAGAACAACGAGCGCG is a window from the Streptomyces mobaraensis genome containing:
- a CDS encoding MaoC family dehydratase, giving the protein MQFGRTYEEFTVGDVYKHWPGKTVTEYDDHLFCLLTMNHHPLHMDSNYAERTTDFGKNVVVGNYVYSLLLGMSVPDVSGKAIANLEVESLKHVAPTFHGDTIYGETTVLDKTPSKSKNDRGIVYVETRGYKQDGTLVCVFRRKVMVPTATYIKERGGEQPGRPEPIVREK
- a CDS encoding acyl-CoA dehydrogenase family protein; its protein translation is MGRLAQTEGLTDVQREILATVRDFVDKEIIPVATDLEHRDEYPTEIVEGLKELGLFGLMIPEEYGGLGESLLTYALCVEEIARGWMSVSGIINTHFIVAYMLKQHGTQEQREYFLPRMATGEVRGAFSMSEPGLGSDVSAITSKGVRDGDEYVLTGQKMWLTNGGSSTLVAVLCRTDEGLPEGSAPHKSMTTFLVEKEPGFGQVKPGLTIPGKIDKMGYKGVDTTELIMDGLRVPADRVLGGTTGRGFYQMMDGVEVGRVNVAARGCGVAQRAFELGVAYAQQRHTFGKAIAQHQAIQFKLAEMGTKVEAAHAMMVRAARTKDSGQRNDLEAGMAKYLASEYCKEVVEDAFRIHGGYGFSKEYEIERLYREAPMLLIGEGTAEIQKMIIGRRLLEEYRIQG
- a CDS encoding phosphatidylserine decarboxylase, which translates into the protein MPHSSTSAPRDSLLGVRLARGASPWLLPTVATAAVSLTRARRSGRWAALAVPTTALAAGMLWFFRDPEREIAQGRVISPADGVVQSIMPWKDGRTRVAIFMSPLNVHVNRAPLAGTVTSVEHIPGGFVPAFNKESENNERVVWHFDTEIGDIEMVQIAGAVARRIVPYVPQGTKVEQGERIGLIRFGSRVDVYLPEGVEAAVEVGQATTAGVTRLDRD